One stretch of Methyloversatilis sp. RAC08 DNA includes these proteins:
- a CDS encoding arylesterase, protein MKKVLFSILCMVFAALPLQAQTLLVVGDSLSAGYGLRQHEAWPVLLGQKLAQAGYAHSVVNASTSGDTTANGLSRIDAALAAHKPAIVILALGANDGLRGLPVKSMRDNIESMTRKAQAAGARVLIAGMQLPPNYGPDYTQKFSDSFSEVATATRSALLPFLLDGFATDPRSFLPDGIHPVAGVQSRIVDNIWTPLKPLLGKASDSASAARQR, encoded by the coding sequence ATGAAAAAAGTGTTGTTCTCGATATTGTGCATGGTGTTCGCTGCGCTGCCGTTGCAGGCGCAGACACTGCTGGTGGTCGGCGACAGTCTGTCAGCCGGCTACGGTCTGCGCCAGCATGAGGCCTGGCCGGTGCTGCTCGGGCAGAAACTGGCGCAGGCGGGTTACGCCCATTCGGTCGTGAACGCGAGCACCAGCGGCGACACCACGGCCAATGGCCTGTCGCGCATCGACGCAGCACTCGCGGCGCACAAGCCGGCCATCGTCATTCTCGCGCTCGGTGCCAACGACGGCCTGCGCGGCCTGCCCGTCAAAAGCATGCGCGACAACATCGAATCCATGACGCGCAAGGCGCAGGCGGCCGGCGCCAGGGTGCTGATTGCCGGCATGCAGCTGCCGCCGAACTACGGCCCCGACTACACGCAAAAGTTCTCCGATAGCTTCAGCGAAGTCGCGACGGCAACCCGTTCGGCGTTGCTGCCCTTCCTGCTCGATGGCTTCGCCACCGATCCGCGAAGCTTCCTGCCGGATGGCATTCATCCGGTGGCCGGCGTGCAGTCGCGCATCGTCGACAACATCTGGACGCCGCTCAAGCCGCTGCTCGGCAAGGCGTCAGACAGCGCGTCGGCAGCGCGCCAGCGGTGA
- a CDS encoding class I SAM-dependent methyltransferase, whose protein sequence is MPSHPHFSGQTPSEWVTRFTALCAPGAEILDFASGAGRHARWLAGQGFSVLAADRDPAALAELAEVQGVHTLCADLEQGPWPWVAASFDAVVVTRYLFRPKLAELAALLRPGGVLIYETFMLGNERFGKPSNPDFLLRPDELFDWARSWGSVLAFEQGELTAPAPAMIQRICAVRADTSSRLP, encoded by the coding sequence ATGCCCTCTCATCCCCACTTTTCCGGTCAGACACCATCGGAATGGGTCACCCGTTTCACAGCGCTCTGTGCGCCCGGCGCGGAAATCCTCGATTTCGCCAGCGGCGCCGGGCGGCATGCCCGTTGGCTGGCCGGCCAAGGATTCAGCGTACTGGCGGCCGATCGTGATCCGGCGGCGCTGGCCGAACTGGCCGAGGTACAAGGCGTTCACACGCTGTGCGCCGACCTCGAACAGGGTCCGTGGCCCTGGGTGGCAGCCAGCTTCGATGCGGTGGTGGTCACGCGCTATCTGTTCCGGCCGAAGCTGGCTGAATTGGCCGCGCTGCTGCGACCGGGCGGCGTGCTGATCTACGAAACCTTCATGCTGGGCAACGAGCGCTTCGGCAAGCCGTCGAACCCGGATTTCCTGCTGCGGCCGGACGAACTGTTCGACTGGGCGCGCAGCTGGGGAAGCGTTCTGGCATTCGAACAGGGCGAACTGACCGCGCCGGCGCCGGCGATGATTCAGCGCATCTGCGCGGTGCGCGCCGACACGTCGTCGAGACTGCCCTGA
- the mnmH gene encoding tRNA 2-selenouridine(34) synthase MnmH gives MSEAPLPRRPAGMASIRQLHDFDAIIDTRSPAEFALDHVPGAINCPALDDAQRGEVGTLYKQVSPFVAKRRGAALVALNIGRHLLETFHDKGPDWRPLIYCWRGGKRSGAFVTVLRQIGWDAHQLEGGYKRYRRDVLDRLAAAPAQLDFRVLSGPTGSAKSRVLERLAARGEQVLDLEALAAHKGSVLGRQPGQPQPPQRWFESQLHAALTAFDPARPVFTEAESRRIGLVSLPNELIERMRAAPCLRIEASVAARTDYLLRDYDYLTSDAEALIAELERLTDLRGHETIVAWSALARAGDWRTLVAALLEQHYDPLYRRSQQYNFARHPGAPAFDADRLDAAGIDALAAQIIRHTVQGSLDDVSARTAQMR, from the coding sequence ATGAGCGAAGCGCCTCTTCCCCGGCGACCGGCGGGAATGGCGTCGATCCGTCAGCTGCACGACTTCGACGCCATCATCGATACGCGTTCGCCAGCCGAATTTGCGCTCGACCATGTGCCCGGCGCAATCAATTGCCCGGCGCTCGACGACGCGCAGCGCGGCGAAGTCGGTACGCTGTACAAACAGGTGTCGCCCTTCGTCGCCAAGCGACGCGGTGCGGCGCTGGTCGCCCTGAACATCGGCCGCCATCTGCTGGAAACCTTCCACGACAAGGGACCGGACTGGCGTCCGCTGATCTACTGCTGGCGGGGCGGCAAGCGCAGCGGCGCCTTCGTCACCGTGCTTCGCCAGATCGGCTGGGACGCACACCAGCTCGAAGGCGGCTACAAGCGCTACCGGCGCGATGTGCTCGACCGGCTCGCCGCTGCCCCCGCCCAGCTTGATTTCCGCGTGCTGAGCGGACCGACCGGCAGCGCCAAGAGCCGGGTGCTTGAAAGGCTGGCCGCGCGCGGCGAGCAGGTGCTCGATCTCGAGGCGCTGGCCGCACACAAGGGATCGGTACTGGGCCGCCAGCCCGGTCAGCCGCAACCGCCGCAGCGCTGGTTCGAATCGCAGCTGCATGCGGCGCTGACGGCTTTCGATCCGGCACGCCCGGTGTTCACCGAAGCGGAAAGCCGGCGCATCGGCCTGGTTTCGCTGCCCAACGAGCTGATCGAGCGCATGCGGGCGGCGCCCTGCCTGCGCATCGAAGCATCGGTTGCTGCCCGAACCGACTACCTGTTGCGCGACTACGACTACCTCACGAGCGATGCCGAGGCGCTGATTGCCGAGCTCGAACGACTGACCGATCTGCGCGGACACGAAACGATAGTCGCCTGGTCAGCGCTGGCGCGTGCCGGCGACTGGCGCACCCTGGTCGCGGCACTGCTGGAACAGCACTACGACCCACTGTACCGGCGCTCGCAACAGTACAACTTTGCGCGCCACCCGGGTGCGCCGGCCTTCGACGCTGACCGGCTCGACGCAGCAGGCATCGATGCGCTGGCGGCACAGATCATCCGGCACACCGTTCAGGGCAGTCTCGACGACGTGTCGGCGCGCACCGCGCAGATGCGCTGA
- a CDS encoding sensor histidine kinase, with protein MTASGFFLWRALPLALLAGVVAASVSVPIGVAVFLIASGIGAAATRQLTVAAERLAAQDSENLRQQDFADLAADWHWETDSGMRLRVSQTRPVLGNALDIVTVNGLQFWKIDALSPVHGDWEECHRMIQSRQPMQLHLVLRLPDGSVRHIDLHGRPVTDAKGDFCGYRGTGRDESAFVQSTRALRELETRHREMVNHLREVIFRIDARGRFTYLNRAWEDLTGQPVSQAIGQRVLRWLSKDEARYLLARLEPLLDGRRDSMQVEVRTHTAGQPARWLEIAISARFDGSGGLESLSGSIEDITQRKQAESTLYDMNSELERRVKRRTAELEASNRELEAFSYSVSHDLRNPLRAIDGFSQIIIEDYGDQLDKMAHSHLARIRAASQKLSSLIDDLIELGRLTRAPISRVVVDLSAIARTIARELHAEAPEREARVSIGLHLMARVDPMLARVLLEHLLRNAWAFTAACAPAEIEFDARLRNREVVFHVRDNGAGFDMAHVSQLFRPFNRLHDQADPSGTGIGLATVQRIVHRHGGRIWAEGAPGKGASFYFTLPDPAG; from the coding sequence ATGACCGCCAGCGGTTTCTTTCTATGGCGGGCGCTGCCACTGGCCCTTCTGGCCGGCGTTGTTGCCGCCAGCGTGTCCGTGCCAATCGGCGTTGCCGTGTTCCTCATCGCCAGCGGCATCGGTGCGGCGGCAACACGACAGCTGACCGTTGCTGCCGAGCGCCTGGCGGCCCAGGACAGCGAAAACCTGCGCCAGCAGGATTTCGCCGATCTGGCGGCTGACTGGCACTGGGAAACGGATTCAGGGATGAGGCTTCGCGTGTCGCAGACCCGGCCGGTGCTGGGCAATGCGCTGGACATCGTCACGGTGAATGGCCTTCAGTTCTGGAAGATCGACGCGCTGTCTCCGGTGCACGGTGACTGGGAAGAGTGCCATCGCATGATTCAGTCGCGCCAGCCTATGCAACTGCATCTTGTGCTGCGTCTGCCCGACGGAAGCGTGCGCCACATAGACCTGCACGGTCGGCCGGTGACCGATGCGAAAGGCGACTTCTGCGGCTACCGCGGCACCGGGCGCGACGAAAGTGCCTTCGTGCAGTCGACGCGCGCGCTGCGCGAGCTGGAAACGCGGCATCGCGAAATGGTGAATCACCTGCGCGAGGTCATTTTCCGCATCGATGCGCGGGGCCGCTTCACCTATCTGAACCGCGCCTGGGAAGATCTGACCGGTCAGCCGGTGTCGCAGGCCATCGGACAGCGGGTGCTGCGCTGGCTGTCGAAGGATGAAGCGCGCTATCTGCTGGCCCGGCTGGAGCCGCTGCTCGACGGTCGCCGCGATTCGATGCAGGTAGAGGTGCGCACCCACACCGCCGGTCAGCCGGCGCGCTGGCTCGAAATCGCGATCAGTGCCCGCTTCGACGGCAGCGGCGGCCTGGAAAGCCTATCCGGCAGCATCGAGGACATCACGCAGCGCAAGCAGGCCGAATCGACGCTGTATGACATGAATTCCGAACTGGAACGGCGCGTGAAGCGACGCACCGCCGAACTGGAAGCGTCGAATCGCGAGCTGGAGGCCTTTTCCTACTCGGTGTCGCATGACCTGCGCAATCCGCTGCGCGCGATCGACGGCTTTTCGCAGATCATCATCGAGGACTACGGCGATCAGCTCGACAAGATGGCGCACAGCCATCTCGCACGCATCCGGGCCGCGTCGCAGAAGCTGTCGAGCCTGATCGACGACCTGATCGAACTGGGGCGCCTGACCCGGGCGCCGATCAGCCGGGTGGTGGTCGACCTGTCGGCGATCGCACGCACCATCGCGCGCGAGCTGCACGCGGAGGCGCCTGAACGCGAAGCCCGCGTGTCGATCGGCCTGCACCTGATGGCGCGCGTCGACCCGATGCTGGCGCGCGTCTTGCTCGAACACCTGCTGCGCAATGCCTGGGCCTTCACTGCCGCCTGCGCACCGGCCGAGATCGAATTCGATGCCCGGTTGCGCAATCGAGAAGTCGTGTTCCACGTGCGCGACAACGGCGCCGGCTTCGACATGGCCCACGTGTCGCAGCTGTTCCGCCCGTTCAACCGGCTGCACGATCAGGCCGACCCCAGCGGTACCGGTATCGGACTGGCGACCGTGCAGCGTATCGTGCACCGTCATGGCGGTCGAATTTGGGCCGAAGGCGCCCCCGGCAAAGGCGCGAGCTTCTACTTCACCTTGCCCGACCCGGCTGGCTGA